A genomic stretch from Clavelina lepadiformis chromosome 5, kaClaLepa1.1, whole genome shotgun sequence includes:
- the LOC143461248 gene encoding G protein-coupled receptor kinase 6-like isoform X2, translating into MMDMELENIVANTVYLKAREGGGGKRKGKSKKWREMLRFPHISQTEELRRTIEKDYTSICEEQPIGQRLFQTFCETKRELSICRECLQEMKNYEEALWEDRRQMAQTVYDKYLKDRNESRLPADVTNEMIEGIEERLKAPPECDQEKLSQDLFSEIVSAITNYLSNEPFKEFLDSIYFSRFLQWKWLERQPVTKNTFRQYRVLGKGGFGEVCACQVRSSGKMYACKRLEKKRIKKRKGETMALNEKQILESVNSRFVVSLGYAYETKDALNLVLTIMNGGDLKFHIHNMGEPGFNLDRTIFYAAEITCGLADLHKLRIVYRDLKPENILLDDHGHIRISDLGLAVKIPSGEKIKGRVGTVGYMAPEVVRNERYEMSPDWWGLGCIIYEMLAGQAPFRKRKEKVKREEVDRRVKEDTEAYNDKKFSEEAKSICSMLLKKDVKERLGCRNGSCASDVKAHDFFKNINFSRLESGKPPFGNTPFDKVPFELDPHAVYAKDVLDIEQFSTVKGVTIEAKDNDFYAKFATGSVSIPWQQEICETAVYKDLNVFSPDGGPSPDLIPYDEQNNPNKKGFFTRLFGRQSCCTSDK; encoded by the exons GTGGTGGTGGAAAGAGAAaaggaaaaagcaaaaaatggcGAGAGATGTTAAGGTTTCCTCATATCAGTCAGACTGAAGAGCTGAGAAGAACAATAG AAAAAGATTACACATCGATATGTGAAGAACAACCTATCGGCCAACGTTTGTTCCAAACTTTTTGTGAAACTAAACGTGAATTAAGTATTTGTCGAGAATGCTTACAGGAAATG AAAAATTACGAAGAAGCTTTATGGGAAGACAGGAGACAGATGGCACAGActgtttatgacaaataccTGAAAGACCGG AATGAAAGTCGACTCCCCGCAGATGTTACAAATGAGATGATAGAGGGGATTGAAGAACGCTTAAAAGCACCACCTGAGTGTGATCAAGAAAAATTGAGTCAggatttattttcagaaatcGTAAG TGCCATTACAAACTACCTCAGCAATGAACCATTCAAAGAATTTCTTGACAGTATCTACTTTTCAAGATTCCTTCAGTGGAAATGGCTGGAAAG GCAGCCAGTTACGAAGAACACATTTAGGCAATACAGGGTGCTGGGCAAGGGAGGATTTGGAGAG GTGTGTGCGTGTCAAGTGCGTAGCAGCGGCAAAATGTACGCTTGCAAGCGCCTAGAaaagaaaagaataaaaaagagGAAAGGAGAGACGATGGCTCTTAATGAGAAGCAAATCCTTGAAAGTGTGAACAGCCGATTCGTG GTGAGCTTAGGATATGCATACGAGACCAAAGATGCTCTCAATCTTGTACTCACAATAATGAACGGAGGCGACCTTAAGTTTCACATTCACAACATGGGTGAACCTGGCTTTAACTTGGATCGCACCATCTTTTATGCTGCAGAAATCACTTGTGGATTAGCAGACCTTCACAAACTCCGGATTGTTTACAG GGACTTAAAGCCAGAAAACATTCTACTGGACGATCATG GTCACATACGCATATCCGACCTTGGATTGGCCGTCAAAATTCCATCAGGGGAAAAGATAAAAGGCAGGGTTGGAACGGTTGGTTATATGg CACCAGAGGTTGTCCGAAACGAAAGATATGAAATGAGTCCGGACTGGTGGGGACTGGGATGCATCATTTACGAGATGCTTGCTGGACAGGCTCCTTTCCGGAAGAGGAAGGAAAAGGTGAAGAGGGAAGAAGTTGACCGACGTGTCAAGGAAGACACCGAAGCGtacaatgacaaaaaattttctgaagaGGCCAAGTCCATCTGTTCTATG CTTCTCAAGAAGGATGTGAAAGAGAGACTGGGATGCAGAAATGGAAGTTGCGCAAGTGATGTAAAAGCTCAcgatttctttaaaaatattaactttagCAGACTTGAAAGTGGGAAACCACCATTTGGGAATACCCCATTCGACAAGGTTCCATTTGAATTGGAt CCTCACGCTGTATACGCCAAAGATGTGCTGGACATTGAGCAATTCTCCACGGTCAAAGGTGTCACCATCGAAGCAAAGGACAACGACTTCTACGCAAAATTTGCGACCGGTTCCGTCTCAATACCATGGCAACAAGAG ATCTGCGAAACAGCCGTGTATAAAGATTTGAACGTGTTTTCCCCCGACGGCGGTCCGTCGCCGGATCTCATTCCATACGATGAACAGAATAACCCAAACAAAAAAGGCTTTTTCACCCGACTCTTCGGGAGGCAG TCGTGCTGCACTTCGGACAAATGA
- the LOC143461248 gene encoding G protein-coupled receptor kinase 6-like isoform X1 produces the protein MMDMELENIVANTVYLKAREGGGGKRKGKSKKWREMLRFPHISQTEELRRTIEKDYTSICEEQPIGQRLFQTFCETKRELSICRECLQEMKNYEEALWEDRRQMAQTVYDKYLKDRNESRLPADVTNEMIEGIEERLKAPPECDQEKLSQDLFSEIVSAITNYLSNEPFKEFLDSIYFSRFLQWKWLERQPVTKNTFRQYRVLGKGGFGEVCACQVRSSGKMYACKRLEKKRIKKRKGETMALNEKQILESVNSRFVVSLGYAYETKDALNLVLTIMNGGDLKFHIHNMGEPGFNLDRTIFYAAEITCGLADLHKLRIVYRDLKPENILLDDHGHIRISDLGLAVKIPSGEKIKGRVGTVGYMAPEVVRNERYEMSPDWWGLGCIIYEMLAGQAPFRKRKEKVKREEVDRRVKEDTEAYNDKKFSEEAKSICSMLLKKDVKERLGCRNGSCASDVKAHDFFKNINFSRLESGKPPFGNTPFDKVPFELDPHAVYAKDVLDIEQFSTVKGVTIEAKDNDFYAKFATGSVSIPWQQEICETAVYKDLNVFSPDGGPSPDLIPYDEQNNPNKKGFFTRLFGRQKSQPNSRGQQKSIKRHSR, from the exons GTGGTGGTGGAAAGAGAAaaggaaaaagcaaaaaatggcGAGAGATGTTAAGGTTTCCTCATATCAGTCAGACTGAAGAGCTGAGAAGAACAATAG AAAAAGATTACACATCGATATGTGAAGAACAACCTATCGGCCAACGTTTGTTCCAAACTTTTTGTGAAACTAAACGTGAATTAAGTATTTGTCGAGAATGCTTACAGGAAATG AAAAATTACGAAGAAGCTTTATGGGAAGACAGGAGACAGATGGCACAGActgtttatgacaaataccTGAAAGACCGG AATGAAAGTCGACTCCCCGCAGATGTTACAAATGAGATGATAGAGGGGATTGAAGAACGCTTAAAAGCACCACCTGAGTGTGATCAAGAAAAATTGAGTCAggatttattttcagaaatcGTAAG TGCCATTACAAACTACCTCAGCAATGAACCATTCAAAGAATTTCTTGACAGTATCTACTTTTCAAGATTCCTTCAGTGGAAATGGCTGGAAAG GCAGCCAGTTACGAAGAACACATTTAGGCAATACAGGGTGCTGGGCAAGGGAGGATTTGGAGAG GTGTGTGCGTGTCAAGTGCGTAGCAGCGGCAAAATGTACGCTTGCAAGCGCCTAGAaaagaaaagaataaaaaagagGAAAGGAGAGACGATGGCTCTTAATGAGAAGCAAATCCTTGAAAGTGTGAACAGCCGATTCGTG GTGAGCTTAGGATATGCATACGAGACCAAAGATGCTCTCAATCTTGTACTCACAATAATGAACGGAGGCGACCTTAAGTTTCACATTCACAACATGGGTGAACCTGGCTTTAACTTGGATCGCACCATCTTTTATGCTGCAGAAATCACTTGTGGATTAGCAGACCTTCACAAACTCCGGATTGTTTACAG GGACTTAAAGCCAGAAAACATTCTACTGGACGATCATG GTCACATACGCATATCCGACCTTGGATTGGCCGTCAAAATTCCATCAGGGGAAAAGATAAAAGGCAGGGTTGGAACGGTTGGTTATATGg CACCAGAGGTTGTCCGAAACGAAAGATATGAAATGAGTCCGGACTGGTGGGGACTGGGATGCATCATTTACGAGATGCTTGCTGGACAGGCTCCTTTCCGGAAGAGGAAGGAAAAGGTGAAGAGGGAAGAAGTTGACCGACGTGTCAAGGAAGACACCGAAGCGtacaatgacaaaaaattttctgaagaGGCCAAGTCCATCTGTTCTATG CTTCTCAAGAAGGATGTGAAAGAGAGACTGGGATGCAGAAATGGAAGTTGCGCAAGTGATGTAAAAGCTCAcgatttctttaaaaatattaactttagCAGACTTGAAAGTGGGAAACCACCATTTGGGAATACCCCATTCGACAAGGTTCCATTTGAATTGGAt CCTCACGCTGTATACGCCAAAGATGTGCTGGACATTGAGCAATTCTCCACGGTCAAAGGTGTCACCATCGAAGCAAAGGACAACGACTTCTACGCAAAATTTGCGACCGGTTCCGTCTCAATACCATGGCAACAAGAG ATCTGCGAAACAGCCGTGTATAAAGATTTGAACGTGTTTTCCCCCGACGGCGGTCCGTCGCCGGATCTCATTCCATACGATGAACAGAATAACCCAAACAAAAAAGGCTTTTTCACCCGACTCTTCGGGAGGCAG AAATCGCAGCCGAACAGCCGAGGCCAACAAAAATCGATTAAGCGCCACTCGAGATAA
- the LOC143461248 gene encoding G protein-coupled receptor kinase 5-like isoform X4, with protein MKNYEEALWEDRRQMAQTVYDKYLKDRNESRLPADVTNEMIEGIEERLKAPPECDQEKLSQDLFSEIVSAITNYLSNEPFKEFLDSIYFSRFLQWKWLERQPVTKNTFRQYRVLGKGGFGEVCACQVRSSGKMYACKRLEKKRIKKRKGETMALNEKQILESVNSRFVVSLGYAYETKDALNLVLTIMNGGDLKFHIHNMGEPGFNLDRTIFYAAEITCGLADLHKLRIVYRDLKPENILLDDHGHIRISDLGLAVKIPSGEKIKGRVGTVGYMAPEVVRNERYEMSPDWWGLGCIIYEMLAGQAPFRKRKEKVKREEVDRRVKEDTEAYNDKKFSEEAKSICSMLLKKDVKERLGCRNGSCASDVKAHDFFKNINFSRLESGKPPFGNTPFDKVPFELDPHAVYAKDVLDIEQFSTVKGVTIEAKDNDFYAKFATGSVSIPWQQEICETAVYKDLNVFSPDGGPSPDLIPYDEQNNPNKKGFFTRLFGRQKSQPNSRGQQKSIKRHSR; from the exons ATG AAAAATTACGAAGAAGCTTTATGGGAAGACAGGAGACAGATGGCACAGActgtttatgacaaataccTGAAAGACCGG AATGAAAGTCGACTCCCCGCAGATGTTACAAATGAGATGATAGAGGGGATTGAAGAACGCTTAAAAGCACCACCTGAGTGTGATCAAGAAAAATTGAGTCAggatttattttcagaaatcGTAAG TGCCATTACAAACTACCTCAGCAATGAACCATTCAAAGAATTTCTTGACAGTATCTACTTTTCAAGATTCCTTCAGTGGAAATGGCTGGAAAG GCAGCCAGTTACGAAGAACACATTTAGGCAATACAGGGTGCTGGGCAAGGGAGGATTTGGAGAG GTGTGTGCGTGTCAAGTGCGTAGCAGCGGCAAAATGTACGCTTGCAAGCGCCTAGAaaagaaaagaataaaaaagagGAAAGGAGAGACGATGGCTCTTAATGAGAAGCAAATCCTTGAAAGTGTGAACAGCCGATTCGTG GTGAGCTTAGGATATGCATACGAGACCAAAGATGCTCTCAATCTTGTACTCACAATAATGAACGGAGGCGACCTTAAGTTTCACATTCACAACATGGGTGAACCTGGCTTTAACTTGGATCGCACCATCTTTTATGCTGCAGAAATCACTTGTGGATTAGCAGACCTTCACAAACTCCGGATTGTTTACAG GGACTTAAAGCCAGAAAACATTCTACTGGACGATCATG GTCACATACGCATATCCGACCTTGGATTGGCCGTCAAAATTCCATCAGGGGAAAAGATAAAAGGCAGGGTTGGAACGGTTGGTTATATGg CACCAGAGGTTGTCCGAAACGAAAGATATGAAATGAGTCCGGACTGGTGGGGACTGGGATGCATCATTTACGAGATGCTTGCTGGACAGGCTCCTTTCCGGAAGAGGAAGGAAAAGGTGAAGAGGGAAGAAGTTGACCGACGTGTCAAGGAAGACACCGAAGCGtacaatgacaaaaaattttctgaagaGGCCAAGTCCATCTGTTCTATG CTTCTCAAGAAGGATGTGAAAGAGAGACTGGGATGCAGAAATGGAAGTTGCGCAAGTGATGTAAAAGCTCAcgatttctttaaaaatattaactttagCAGACTTGAAAGTGGGAAACCACCATTTGGGAATACCCCATTCGACAAGGTTCCATTTGAATTGGAt CCTCACGCTGTATACGCCAAAGATGTGCTGGACATTGAGCAATTCTCCACGGTCAAAGGTGTCACCATCGAAGCAAAGGACAACGACTTCTACGCAAAATTTGCGACCGGTTCCGTCTCAATACCATGGCAACAAGAG ATCTGCGAAACAGCCGTGTATAAAGATTTGAACGTGTTTTCCCCCGACGGCGGTCCGTCGCCGGATCTCATTCCATACGATGAACAGAATAACCCAAACAAAAAAGGCTTTTTCACCCGACTCTTCGGGAGGCAG AAATCGCAGCCGAACAGCCGAGGCCAACAAAAATCGATTAAGCGCCACTCGAGATAA
- the LOC143461248 gene encoding G protein-coupled receptor kinase 5-like isoform X3, with product MMDMELENIVANTVYLKAREGGGGKRKGKSKKWREMLRFPHISQTEELRRTIEKDYTSICEEQPIGQRLFQTFCETKRELSICRECLQEMKNYEEALWEDRRQMAQTVYDKYLKDRNESRLPADVTNEMIEGIEERLKAPPECDQEKLSQDLFSEIVSAITNYLSNEPFKEFLDSIYFSRFLQWKWLERQPVTKNTFRQYRVLGKGGFGEVCACQVRSSGKMYACKRLEKKRIKKRKGETMALNEKQILESVNSRFVVSLGYAYETKDALNLVLTIMNGGDLKFHIHNMGEPGFNLDRTIFYAAEITCGLADLHKLRIVYRDLKPENILLDDHGHIRISDLGLAVKIPSGEKIKGRVGTVGYMAPEVVRNERYEMSPDWWGLGCIIYEMLAGQAPFRKRKEKVKREEVDRRVKEDTEAYNDKKFSEEAKSICSMLLKKDVKERLGCRNGSCASDVKAHDFFKNINFSRLESGKPPFGNTPFDKVPFELDPAYGWVVRVFCSNASTQTQSRRVTATQTKHQTSNRIPTSLPSHSRATLSQLEVA from the exons GTGGTGGTGGAAAGAGAAaaggaaaaagcaaaaaatggcGAGAGATGTTAAGGTTTCCTCATATCAGTCAGACTGAAGAGCTGAGAAGAACAATAG AAAAAGATTACACATCGATATGTGAAGAACAACCTATCGGCCAACGTTTGTTCCAAACTTTTTGTGAAACTAAACGTGAATTAAGTATTTGTCGAGAATGCTTACAGGAAATG AAAAATTACGAAGAAGCTTTATGGGAAGACAGGAGACAGATGGCACAGActgtttatgacaaataccTGAAAGACCGG AATGAAAGTCGACTCCCCGCAGATGTTACAAATGAGATGATAGAGGGGATTGAAGAACGCTTAAAAGCACCACCTGAGTGTGATCAAGAAAAATTGAGTCAggatttattttcagaaatcGTAAG TGCCATTACAAACTACCTCAGCAATGAACCATTCAAAGAATTTCTTGACAGTATCTACTTTTCAAGATTCCTTCAGTGGAAATGGCTGGAAAG GCAGCCAGTTACGAAGAACACATTTAGGCAATACAGGGTGCTGGGCAAGGGAGGATTTGGAGAG GTGTGTGCGTGTCAAGTGCGTAGCAGCGGCAAAATGTACGCTTGCAAGCGCCTAGAaaagaaaagaataaaaaagagGAAAGGAGAGACGATGGCTCTTAATGAGAAGCAAATCCTTGAAAGTGTGAACAGCCGATTCGTG GTGAGCTTAGGATATGCATACGAGACCAAAGATGCTCTCAATCTTGTACTCACAATAATGAACGGAGGCGACCTTAAGTTTCACATTCACAACATGGGTGAACCTGGCTTTAACTTGGATCGCACCATCTTTTATGCTGCAGAAATCACTTGTGGATTAGCAGACCTTCACAAACTCCGGATTGTTTACAG GGACTTAAAGCCAGAAAACATTCTACTGGACGATCATG GTCACATACGCATATCCGACCTTGGATTGGCCGTCAAAATTCCATCAGGGGAAAAGATAAAAGGCAGGGTTGGAACGGTTGGTTATATGg CACCAGAGGTTGTCCGAAACGAAAGATATGAAATGAGTCCGGACTGGTGGGGACTGGGATGCATCATTTACGAGATGCTTGCTGGACAGGCTCCTTTCCGGAAGAGGAAGGAAAAGGTGAAGAGGGAAGAAGTTGACCGACGTGTCAAGGAAGACACCGAAGCGtacaatgacaaaaaattttctgaagaGGCCAAGTCCATCTGTTCTATG CTTCTCAAGAAGGATGTGAAAGAGAGACTGGGATGCAGAAATGGAAGTTGCGCAAGTGATGTAAAAGCTCAcgatttctttaaaaatattaactttagCAGACTTGAAAGTGGGAAACCACCATTTGGGAATACCCCATTCGACAAGGTTCCATTTGAATTGGAt CCAGCTTATGGTTGGGTGGTGAGAGTTTTCTGCTCCAACGCGAGCACACAAACCCAGTCGCGCCGCGTCACCGCAACGCAAACTAAACACCAAACAAGTAATCGGATACCGACGTCACTTCCGTCGCATTCACGTGCCACTCTTTCCCAACTCGAAGTGGCTTAA